The genome window GTAATTTGAAATAGTACCACCATGTGTGAGAAAGTCGCTTCGTCGCCTTTATTTTGtctacattttgttttacttggATCGCTCTCATGCTGATTTTAATTGATCGACACTCTGTTCAGGTGAAAgagtgctgtgttttcatgggCCATTGCTCTACGAAGCTAAGGTAGGCTGCCTTAGTTAGCCCGTTTCTCTGCTCATGTGATCCCCATATGTGTCTCTCGAAAGCTTTAGAAAGCTTTTTGACGGTGACTGACAGTGAATGTCTCTCTTTGCAGTGTGTTAAGATAAACATCAAggacaaacaaatcaaatactTTATTCATTACAGTGGGTGGAATAAGAAGTAAGTTGTTGGTtcaacattaacaacaacatTAACCATTTGTACAGTGACGATTTCCCAAGTGCCTGACTTCTTTCCTGGTGTTTTATCTTGCAGCTGGGACGAATGGGTTCCTGAAAGCAGAGTGCTTAAGTATGTGGACAgtaatctgcagaaacagaaagagctTCAGAGGGCCAATCAGTAAgtccatcctctctcttttaAGTCGTTTTTACTAACTTCACTACTAACTTCACGTTTTTACTAACTTCACTGTTCACGAATGCCACTATAATGAGTTTGTAAACAAGGTCCTTGGAGAGAACAGTTAAGACAAAATATGGTCACCACCTCACCTCATTTTGTAAGAACATACTCTTCTATATGGTGATGAACATGGTATATAATATTCTCTTTCTCAGAAAAGgcttattttaatttttacaaCATACTGGGACACACAGAACAGTGCACTGTCTAAATACATTTCCAGCTCTACTGAAACCAAAAAAGAGAGATGTTTGCAAAATTATGCAGCCTAATAAACCCACTGTGTCCTGAGAACACCcaaaaactgactgactgacttttaATATGAATGATATGTCCTTAAATAGTtaaactttttctgttttcttaatcCAGAGACCATTATGTAGAAGGAAGAATGAGGGGTGCTGCGCCGAATAAGAAGATACCTGCTGCACCGCAGAAAAATGATGTGTGAGTCCAAGTCATTAGTTGTTCTGTCACCTGCTGTGATATCTCCTGCCAAACTGTTTTACAGGTGTTATACCTGttcataatttttttaaaaattttaacacttgtttttttcttcttttttataggaaaaccaaaaagaacaaacaaaaaagtaagTATTATTCTTTGATTGCACATAATTGACACAGTTTAAATGCATGAACCTTCCAAATTATTATTCCGCAGGTTTTTGCACAAATTTCCAGCATTATAATTGAAGCTGTAAATTACGTGCAGCATAATTACAGTCATAGCAGGGTGTCACCAAActttattatgtttattaagtatgtttctgttcatgtagCTCCTGGTGCAGGAGAAGGAACTAGTTCAGGAGGAGACCCAACCCATCCTCCCCGAAAGAAGAGGGCACGTGTTGACCCAACAGTTGAAAGTGTGAGTTTCATGACTCTACTATGTTGTTTTAAGTAATGATTTGTCTGGTCGGTGTTTTCTGATGTCAAATAATGCTGAGCTGCACTGAGTAATTCGCTGTAGTTGCATCTGTATAGATTCCagaaatgtttttgacattaGGTCAACTGTGTGTGCTTAAAAGCTTCTTCTTGTGGCTTATTTCTTAAATCTGTTGCTGTCTGCTCAGGAGGAGACCTTCATAAATCGAGTGGAGGTTAAAGTAAAAATCCCTGAGGAGCTGAAACCGTGGCTTGTAGATGACTGGGACCTGATAACAAGGCAAAAACAGGTTCCTAAGCAGTGATTTttaattcagcatttttcacagcattttattcattaataTGTGTATATGCACATGTATTTATACTATAACATTGCCAAAATTATTAataagtgtttctttttgtccGTGTTCTGTGCCTTCAGCTTTTCCACTTACCCGCCAAAAAGAACGTTGATGCAGTTCTTGAAGATTATGCAAACTACAAGAAATCAAGAGGAAACTCTGACAGCAAGTAAAATACACATTGTTActtgtcattttctctttttctcacacttGCTAAGCTGTTGTTGCTCACGCAGTCAATGCAAAAACACGACTTGCTCGTTTATCCatcttgctgtgtgtgtcatagAGATatatcttgatttttttcttctgctcagGGAGTTTGCCGTGAACGAGGTGGTCGCTGGTGTCCGGGAATATTTCAACGTCATGCTGGGGACGCAACTTCTCTACAAATTCGAGAGGCCGCAGTATGCGGACATTCTGGCCAACCACCCAGATACGTCTATGTCTCAGATCTACGGCGCTCCTCACCTACTCAGACTCTTTGGTAAAAACGCATCACTCTCTGTCCTGTTGTTGTTACAGACATGTTTGAGCTAACTGCGGCCCCTCGACTCGCCCACAAACTCGACTCTTTTTTTGAGCCGTGATGTTTATCCCACAGAGATCTGAGGCTTAGGGGAATTAGTGCTTCTTGATGTCCACCAAAACccagaaaaatgaaattaacaacaatatttcattttaaaatcaaacaaacaaaactaccATCCTCATCTACACATATGATGTGAACCACTTAACGTACTGTTCAGAAAAGCTCTGGTCCAAGCTGAACTTTAAGTTGTTGGCCGTGttacaaatgtgtttctgagctTTTGAAAACATTAAGTTAACAATGAACTGTAGCTCTCATGTTATTGACAGgccaaatgtctgttttttctatCATGTTTTTGAGTTCTGTCTtataaaatctttaaaaaaatctttggaAAATCTTTGGAAATTTTGACTTTTGACAGAAGAACTCATAATTTTTGTCTGACCATTTAAAATAGGAAATCTGTGCGTTGCTGCACAATTTAAGCTTCCTAAACTTTCATTATATTCCCCTCTTGTGCttgtaaaatgaaatattctaAGCTGCATCAAGTAGAACTACACATAAGATATTGGAAATACGAGTGCAGACTCTTTCTTTTAACTACCTTTTGAATAGATCTGTATGACTCGTGTCTGTCACTGTGACCTGTGCCCTGTGCTGTTTCAAACACTGAATTATCTCCTTGTGGGGATCGGTGAAGTGGAAGTATTGAATTGTTTGATTTCATATAATTGAAGACAAGGTTAGAGGTTGTGTGTAGTGTAATACAgtattctgtctttctttggcTTTCAAAGTGAGAATCGGAGCCATGCTCGCGTACACTCCCCTGGATGAGAAGAGCCTTGCACTGCTGCTCAGTTATCTACAAGACTTCCTCAAGTAAGTATTCACAGGACTGTTGACTAGAAGACCTCTGCCAAGGCCAATAGTCCTCTCTTCTGTTGAATCCAAATTTACAAGCACAGCCACTATACATGTATGGATGTATTTTCAAAAAAGAATTGAATTGTGTCAAAATAGGGTTGTGCCGAGCTGAAGCCTCCTCATCTCAGCTGCGTATTTATAATAGGAAATACTTCACTAacttacattttacatttgtgaAAACCAGGAATTCTGGTGCTGCTAACCTTTATAACAAAGAGCACCAGTGCGATTTGCAAATATGCCCCtcgtttattttatttcatttttttccttttctaaaCGCATCATCAATTATCATGACACACGGGGGACGTGTTTCCATAGCTTGCTGCTACAGCCAGGAAAAGGAATAACAGTCacgaaagaaaacaaaataatcttcTTTCAATCATCTCATCCACTTCATGAACAGACTACACAcggttgttgttgctgtgcaaCACGTTTGTTCCTCTGTAATTCATAGAGTAATAGCAGTTACCTTATGAACTCTCCAGGGGTCTGTCTCACCCTGATGTCTGTTAATTGGAATCAGTGGGGCGATTGAGAAACTTCCTCTAAAACACCTTTGTGTCACAAtcacaaggaaaaaacaaacaataaagcaaTAATCGAGAGAAAATTCTCTTTCCCAACATAAATACTTACACCGTAGTAACAGAGTTTCAACTTCAATGGATGGTTTTTATAATTTCTGGCTTCAGGAGGTGCTGCGGCccccctttaaaaaaatggaaaatggatCTCATGGTCCTTGGTCCATGCTACATGCCGTAAACATAACCTCCCTGGCAGAGGTAATGAGGGTGGTATTGATTCACCTGCACAGAAATGAGTAAAATGTTGCTCCATTCCAGGTACCTTGTAAAGAACTCTGCATCGCTCTTCAATGCAAGTGACTATGAAGTTGCTCCTCCAGAGTACCACCGCAAGGCAGTTTAAGGTTTTTTATTTTAGGATCTGAAGCCTTTGTGCGTTGAATTTCGGAGACGACGTTCTTACCTGTCGGGAGGATGTGATTTCACAAAAGGCCTTTTGGAGAATGGATTGTGCGAGATCTGTCGATTATTGAAGAAGAATCAGAACAAGATGTCACACTAATCCCTGGacaaattcattttctttcatgtggAAAGCTGCTGAGTACGCTCTTCCTGTATTGGTATGTTTTTGAGTACCACTTTTTAGTTTCTATGATACTTGTTTTGTCCGATGTTTACCAAGATCTTTTGAAAAGGAATTTcatcatgattattttttttgttcctgttttggTTCAGATGCTGGCTAAATTTGTCTTGTAGGCTGTCATCATTTTCTAATAAAAGTCTTTCATTCTCAAATCGTTGGTCCGCCTTTATTTTAGAGCTAATTCAAGATAATTAGGTCAAGGGAGAATATGTTGTTCTTCAGTTCATCTGCAGGGGGAAAAGTGCTTGTTGCTGTTGGTACTGACAGCAGTAGGTTGTCCTAACAGAACGCATCAgagttttattgtctttaatGTTCtaatctgttttctgtcagtagATGTATCAGAGAGGAGCCGTGTCTGGTTAGCACCTTCAAGAAGTTCAACTGAATGATTGAAATCATCACTCTGAAAACTGTCCACAGTGAGGCTGCAAATATGCAGCGATAACTTCATATCACTCAAAGAGGAACTGATGTCACTTTGAACCATCAGTCAAATGTTTActgcttgttgttgctttttaagTCACTCTAAATGGGCAATGATAAACTAACAGTGGAgcaaataaagttaaattgtCAAATCTTAAAATGCggtatttaaataaaaatgctcaTTCAATATCACTAAAATCCATTTGAATGCTCAAAATAATGAGGGTtgaataaacattaaaaattcaGTCTTTGAACCTTTTTAATATTGGATACAATGAAAGATTTAGTAAATGCcaattaaataatttaaaagtaaTTCTAAAAGGGCAGAGGTGTACAACAATAATAGCTCAATATAAGTACATAAATTGCTAGAATccaatattaataaaaaatgcatcCCTTACCCAAAGTTTTGACCAGTGACTGTTGCTCAATGATTAAATCAGACAGGTCAAAAGTAATGATTTGATTATCCTGCAATCAGTGTGTATTTATTACACTCGCATATGCAAAGCACCTGCGCAGCCACACAGGTATTTTATCTGCTCACACTGAAATTGAGCAGATGTGAGTTACATGAGGTCATTAATCTAACCGGGGAGCGATGGGCCGAGCACAGTCCAGAGGGGCGGTCTAATCAGGCAAAGTGAGAGCACCTGTGTGGGGGAATGTCGGCGCGCCAGAATAtcgctttgttttctctctctgctgctgtgctggagTCAGATTTTGGCTCAGACTAACTCTTCACACTCGTTCTAATACTCACACAAACTGACCGTCAGTGATGCACATTTCCGTTTTCATTACAGTGTGTTAGCAGGACATCAGATCAGCAGAGGGTGTGCATGTTTAAGgacctgcacacccacacaggtgctGTCACTCAGTCTGCTTAATTACAGCTCTGCTCAGGTGGACCTCAAATCAGACAATCTCGTTTTATAGTCACTGGATGATTGTTTGTGCAGCTGCTTACTCATTAAATACACGGCTGTTCGTTCTCTCCTatgtttctccatttttttttctgggctTTCTGGGCTTCACAAAGACATTTGGCGCTGGTCTGGTTTTAGGCCAGTCTTGATTTTGGTTTTATATTAGTCTAATGCAAACTAGGCAGTTTCACAAAAATAACGTGTTTTAAGCCAAAACAAGAACTATGACCCATATTCCCATTGTAACAAACAGTGTTTGATACCTACTGACCAGtactgtttccatggtaacaatCAGTGATACTTGCTGACTAGtactgtttccatggtaacagtcGGTGATACCCAATGACCAGTGGTaccaaatggaaaaaaaaaaagaggaaaacatggctCGTAATTTGTAGTTTGCTAACAATGCTGTGGAGTGAACACAGTTCACAAAGTTTTTCTAACATTGTCAAAGGGAAACTATCCTGAGCCTGACTGGCGTGTTAGCATAAATACTGAGTCCTGCCACATTAAGAAGCCAGGACATCTCCAGGTCTGCAGTGCACTGACATTTAGCGCCACTCTTGACACTCTTTGCTGAATTGTCCCAATAAAATGTCCTTTTAACGGTTGAATTCTTCCAGAagacaaatgttttctgttggaGTGCACAGAGCTCAGAGGTCCG of Chelmon rostratus isolate fCheRos1 chromosome 6, fCheRos1.pri, whole genome shotgun sequence contains these proteins:
- the morf4l1 gene encoding mortality factor 4-like protein 1, whose amino-acid sequence is MAPKQDPKPKFQEGERVLCFHGPLLYEAKCVKINIKDKQIKYFIHYSGWNKNWDEWVPESRVLKYVDSNLQKQKELQRANQDHYVEGRMRGAAPNKKIPAAPQKNDVKTKKNKQKTPGAGEGTSSGGDPTHPPRKKRARVDPTVESEETFINRVEVKVKIPEELKPWLVDDWDLITRQKQLFHLPAKKNVDAVLEDYANYKKSRGNSDSKEFAVNEVVAGVREYFNVMLGTQLLYKFERPQYADILANHPDTSMSQIYGAPHLLRLFVRIGAMLAYTPLDEKSLALLLSYLQDFLKYLVKNSASLFNASDYEVAPPEYHRKAV